One Pseudoliparis swirei isolate HS2019 ecotype Mariana Trench chromosome 4, NWPU_hadal_v1, whole genome shotgun sequence genomic window carries:
- the cdkn2aip gene encoding CDKN2A-interacting protein, translating to MACETGEEDVVSEYLGQNPQLERWVDTLRTRCESNKQWVARREFVLRNMEAFPAVEPGVPSGSLDQLLSLSMVWANHVFLGCIYPLAVMDKVKEMGDGIVVIDVPVHKTTKDGLLARGKRSATADGDADGDAKRARCGSNELAGRAASWSAGQKSGPRPQAPAQRQPFFNRLYKAVAWKLVSAGGFGPNLDHFEILRSCVESCKETLTSVFVPLKDIAGLPAGRTQKEGHVCEIRCQTVYMGTGYGRDEAAARAMASKEALKVFQGRKVSVKICRRRFRGKDVEDLMLLDEQPRSQGFPPAISYPFEAEPPEGGASEGGAS from the exons ATGGCGTGCGAGACGGGCGAAGAGGACGTTGTCTCGGAGTACCTGGGCCAGAACCCGCAGCTGGAGCGGTGGGTCGACACCCTGAGGACCCGCTGCGAGAGCAACAAGCAGTGGGTGGCCCGCAGGGAGTTCGTCCTCCGGAACATGGAGGCTTTCCCCGCGGTGGAGCCCGGGGTCCCCAGCGGCAGCCTGGACCAGCTGCTCTCCCTGTCCATGGTCTGGGCCAATCACGTGTTCCTCGGCTGCAT CTATCCACTGGCCGTCATGGACAAGGTCAAGGAGATGGGCGACGGCATCGTGGTCATCGACGTTCCGGTGCACAAAACCACTAAAGATGGACTCCTGGCCAGAGGAAAGCGGAGCGCCACGGCCG ACGGCGACGCCGACGGCGACGCGAAAAGAGCCAGATGTGGATCCAACGAGCTCGCCGGCCGCGCGGCTTCGTGGTCGGCCGGTCAGAAGTCGGGCCCTCGGCCCCAGGCGCCGGCGCAGCGCCAGCCCTTCTTCAACCGCCTCTACAAGGCCGTGGCGTGGAAGCTGGTGTCGGCCGGCGGCTTCGGGCCCAACCTCGACCACTTTGAGATCCTGCGCAGCTGCGTGGAGTCGTGCAAAGAGACGCTGACCAGCGTGTTCGTGCCGCTGAAGGACATCGCCGGGCTGCCGGCCGGCCGCACGCAGAAGGAGGGCCACGTGTGCGAGATCCGCTGCCAGACCGTGTACATGGGCACCGGGTACGGCCGCGACGAGGCCGCCGCCCGCGCCATGGCGTCCAAAGAGGCGCTGAAGGTCTTCCAGGGGCGCAAAGTGTCGGTGAAGATCTGCCGGCGGCGGTTCAGAGGGAAAGACGTGGAGGACCTGATGCTGCTGGACGAGCAGCCGCGCAGCCAGGGCTTCCCCCCCGCCATCAGCTACCCCTTTGAGGCGGAGCCGCCGGAGGGCGGGGCCTCGGAGGGCGGGGCCTCGTAG
- the cart3 gene encoding cocaine- and amphetamine-regulated transcript protein-like, translated as MSDDSGIGNERFLQGAGRIVPVSERRESERKGGPHPPRIGTMKTTSRTRGAALLGALLLLCGAAGEPLEPGSEEELSPRALRDFYPKGPNLTSEKQLLGALQEVLEKLQAKRLPSWEKKFGQVPTCAVGEQCAVRKGARIGKMCDCPRGAFCNFFLLKCL; from the exons ATGTCGGACGACAGCGGCATCGGAAATGAGCGTTTCCTCCAAGGCGCCGGGCGGATCGTTCCCGTGAGCGAGAGGCGAGAG agtgagaggaagGGGGGTCCACATCCACCGCGCATCGGGACCATGAAGACCACCTCCAGGACGCGCGGCGCGGCGCTGCTCGGCGCGCTGCTACTGCTCTGCGGAGCCGCCGGAGAGCCGCTGGAGCCCGGGTCCGAGGAGGAGCTGAGCCCGCGCGCGCTGCGGGACTTCTACCCCAAAGGGCCCAACCTCACGAGCGAGAAGCAGCTg CTCGGAGCTCTCCAAGAAGTTCTCGAGAAGCTTCAAGCCAAACGACTTCCTTCGTGGGAGAAGAAATTTGGCCAAGTTCCAACG tgtgcCGTCGGGGAGCAGTGCGCGGTGAGGAAAGGCGCGCGCATCGGGAAGATGTGCGACTGCCCCCGCGGAGCCTTCTGCAACTTCTTCCTGCTGAAGTGCTTATGA